The following are from one region of the Actinomyces sp. oral taxon 897 genome:
- a CDS encoding ABC transporter substrate-binding protein: MHTLTRRSVLTGTLATSIALALAACSDDGGGADTSATIAPDTKAELTLAYWDKSQTPTIDANIKSFNETYPNITVTTNLTAYADYWKKLRTQAEGRTLPDVMWMNGPNIQLYAGNDMLEPLDDVTAAGIAWSDYPTSLVDLYTYQGVHYAIPKDYDTIGVFYNKTLFASAGAALPTENWTWEDFHTAARTISAWGKDQGIWGCATTVNGDGQGTYYNTIAQAGGYVIKDGRSGFDDPASVKGLQCWADWIADGSVAPPAVVADTKPESMFTSGKSAMLWAGDWQCAPIAEAFAGRLEEVDVAPLPQGEKRGSIIHGLGWAVARTSGSKAAAKALAAHMASRASQETEARNGTAIPAFNGTQAPWLETYSSWSCRIFTEAASTYAVTYPVSKNTSAWADHEGDYLTPAFAGQTTVTDAASQLAAFMNGELAKEG; this comes from the coding sequence ATGCACACCCTCACCCGGCGCAGCGTCCTGACGGGCACGCTCGCCACCTCGATCGCCCTGGCCCTGGCCGCCTGCTCCGACGACGGGGGTGGCGCGGACACCTCGGCGACCATCGCCCCGGACACGAAGGCGGAGCTGACCCTGGCCTACTGGGACAAGAGCCAGACGCCCACGATCGACGCCAATATCAAGAGCTTCAACGAGACCTACCCCAATATCACGGTCACCACGAACCTGACGGCGTACGCGGACTACTGGAAGAAGCTGCGCACCCAGGCCGAGGGCAGGACGCTGCCGGACGTCATGTGGATGAACGGCCCCAATATCCAGCTGTACGCGGGCAACGACATGCTCGAGCCCCTGGACGACGTCACCGCCGCGGGCATCGCCTGGAGCGACTACCCCACCTCCCTGGTGGACCTGTACACCTACCAGGGCGTCCACTACGCCATCCCCAAGGACTACGACACGATCGGCGTCTTCTACAACAAGACGCTCTTCGCCTCCGCGGGGGCCGCCCTGCCCACTGAGAACTGGACCTGGGAGGACTTCCACACCGCGGCCAGGACCATCTCCGCCTGGGGCAAGGACCAGGGGATCTGGGGCTGCGCCACCACGGTCAACGGCGACGGCCAGGGCACCTACTACAACACGATCGCCCAGGCGGGCGGCTACGTCATTAAGGACGGCAGGAGCGGCTTCGACGACCCCGCCAGCGTCAAGGGCCTGCAGTGCTGGGCGGACTGGATCGCCGACGGCTCGGTGGCCCCGCCCGCCGTCGTGGCGGACACCAAGCCCGAGTCCATGTTCACCTCCGGCAAGTCCGCCATGCTCTGGGCCGGTGACTGGCAGTGCGCCCCCATCGCGGAGGCCTTCGCCGGCAGGCTCGAGGAGGTCGACGTCGCCCCGCTGCCCCAGGGCGAGAAGAGGGGGAGCATTATCCACGGCCTGGGCTGGGCGGTGGCCAGGACCTCCGGGAGCAAGGCCGCCGCCAAGGCCCTGGCCGCCCACATGGCCTCCCGGGCCTCCCAGGAGACCGAGGCCCGCAACGGCACGGCCATCCCGGCCTTCAACGGCACCCAGGCCCCCTGGCTCGAGACCTACTCGTCCTGGAGCTGCCGTATCTTCACCGAGGCCGCCTCCACCTACGCGGTGACCTACCCCGTCTCGAAGAACACCAGCGCCTGGGCCGACCACGAGGGGGACTACCTCACCCCGGCCTTCGCCGGGCAGACCACCGTCACCGACGCCGCCTCCCAGCTCGCCGCGTTCATGAACGGCGAGCTGGCCAAGGAGGGCTGA
- a CDS encoding carbohydrate ABC transporter permease has protein sequence MALSPSPRGASATTPGAGGRRRRRPTSVGAWPVLFIGPLMAGVAVFYYWPIVKNLVVSLQQRNAFGGSPRWVGLQNYQDVLSSPDLGSAMANTLLYTGVVLLGIPLSVAVAAMIELPGLRGRGLYRTLYFMPYLAMPMAVAQVWKLVYNGNFGLLNQLLRALGVADPPYWLVTPGWALLAVALFGVWGSVGFNVIILSAGLRSIPRELYEAASIDGASAWRQFRSITVPLLSPSIFFLTIMTTIGGFQLFDALFAMIGTNNPAEPRTRSLVYLFYREAFVNSDQGMGAAVAVVIFACVAVVTFVQFLGQRRWVNYV, from the coding sequence ATGGCCCTCTCCCCCTCCCCCCGGGGCGCGTCCGCCACCACCCCGGGGGCCGGTGGACGACGGCGCCGCCGCCCCACCAGCGTCGGCGCGTGGCCGGTGCTGTTCATCGGGCCGCTCATGGCCGGGGTGGCCGTCTTCTACTACTGGCCCATTGTCAAGAACCTCGTCGTCTCCCTCCAGCAGCGCAACGCCTTCGGCGGCAGCCCCAGGTGGGTGGGGCTCCAGAACTACCAGGACGTCCTGTCCAGCCCCGACCTGGGCTCGGCAATGGCGAACACGCTCCTCTACACCGGCGTCGTCCTCCTGGGCATCCCGCTGTCGGTGGCCGTGGCCGCCATGATCGAGCTGCCCGGCCTGCGAGGCAGGGGCCTGTACCGCACGCTGTACTTCATGCCCTACCTGGCCATGCCCATGGCGGTGGCCCAGGTCTGGAAGCTCGTCTACAACGGCAACTTCGGCCTGCTCAACCAGCTCCTCAGGGCCCTGGGGGTCGCCGACCCGCCCTACTGGCTGGTCACCCCCGGCTGGGCGCTCCTGGCCGTCGCCCTGTTCGGCGTCTGGGGGTCGGTCGGCTTCAACGTCATTATCCTGTCCGCCGGGCTGAGGTCCATCCCCCGGGAGCTCTACGAGGCCGCGAGCATCGACGGCGCCTCCGCCTGGCGCCAGTTCCGCTCCATCACCGTGCCCCTGCTCAGCCCCTCGATCTTCTTCCTGACGATTATGACGACCATCGGGGGCTTCCAGCTCTTTGACGCCCTCTTCGCCATGATCGGCACGAACAACCCCGCGGAGCCCAGGACGCGCTCCCTGGTGTACCTCTTCTACCGCGAGGCCTTCGTCAACTCCGACCAGGGGATGGGCGCGGCCGTGGCCGTCGTCATCTTCGCCTGCGTCGCCGTGGTCACCTTCGTCCAGTTCCTGGGGCAGAGGAGGTGGGTGAACTATGTCTGA
- a CDS encoding carbohydrate ABC transporter permease, with protein sequence MSETRTRGWRAALASQRRYLPVHVLLLAGGVVMVFPFVYQVLMSLSTNTEIQATPPRLVPEHWMWSNYAEVFRRIPFMSQFWVSVSITVLRTGVQLVLCSLGGYAFARMPFRGRGLLFGLLLAILMVPGQSYLIGQYQLVRDLGLLETVWGIVLPGFFSAFGVFLMRQSFMSLPVELEEAARLDGCNPWQAFWRVMFPLVRPGLSAVTIVTVLWSWNDLLWPLIVTTREETMPLSVGIATMAGQHSSEYALMMAASVMSMAPIFLIFFTMQKRVIEGLATSGLKG encoded by the coding sequence ATGTCTGAGACGCGCACCCGCGGCTGGCGCGCCGCCCTCGCCTCCCAGCGCCGCTACCTGCCCGTCCACGTCCTGCTGCTGGCCGGCGGGGTGGTCATGGTCTTCCCCTTCGTGTACCAGGTCCTCATGAGCCTGTCGACCAACACCGAGATCCAGGCGACTCCCCCGCGTCTGGTCCCCGAGCACTGGATGTGGTCCAACTACGCGGAGGTCTTCCGCAGGATCCCCTTCATGAGCCAGTTCTGGGTCTCGGTGTCCATCACGGTGCTGCGCACCGGCGTCCAGCTCGTCCTGTGCTCCCTGGGCGGCTACGCCTTCGCCCGCATGCCCTTCCGGGGGCGGGGGCTCCTCTTCGGGCTGCTCCTGGCCATCCTCATGGTGCCCGGCCAGTCCTACCTCATCGGCCAGTACCAGCTCGTCCGGGACCTGGGGCTCCTGGAGACCGTGTGGGGCATCGTCCTGCCGGGCTTCTTCTCCGCCTTCGGGGTCTTCCTCATGCGCCAGTCCTTCATGAGCCTGCCCGTGGAGCTGGAGGAGGCCGCGCGCCTGGACGGCTGCAACCCGTGGCAAGCCTTTTGGAGGGTCATGTTCCCGCTGGTGCGCCCGGGGCTGTCGGCGGTCACGATCGTCACGGTCCTGTGGTCCTGGAACGACCTGCTGTGGCCGCTGATCGTCACCACCCGGGAGGAGACCATGCCCCTGAGCGTGGGCATCGCCACCATGGCGGGCCAGCACTCCAGCGAGTACGCCCTCATGATGGCCGCCTCCGTCATGTCCATGGCCCCGATCTTCCTCATCTTCTTCACCATGCAGAAGCGTGTCATCGAGGGCCTGGCCACCTCCGGCCTCAAGGGCTGA
- the ndk gene encoding nucleoside-diphosphate kinase → MTDRILVLIKPDGVERRLVGEILRRIEAKGYNVTALKTVVPTPELLAEHYAEHVDRPFYPGLVEYMTRGPVVAALVEGHRVVQGVRSLMGATDPTTAAPGSIRGDLARDQGGEAMENLVHGSDGQASAEREIAIWFPELG, encoded by the coding sequence ATGACTGACCGTATCCTCGTCCTGATTAAGCCCGACGGCGTCGAGCGCCGCCTGGTCGGCGAGATCCTGCGCCGTATCGAGGCCAAGGGCTACAACGTCACCGCCCTGAAGACGGTGGTCCCCACGCCCGAGCTGCTCGCTGAGCACTACGCCGAGCACGTGGACAGGCCCTTCTACCCCGGTCTGGTGGAGTACATGACGCGCGGTCCGGTGGTCGCGGCCCTCGTCGAGGGCCACCGGGTGGTCCAGGGGGTGCGCTCCCTTATGGGCGCCACCGACCCCACCACGGCCGCCCCCGGCAGCATCCGGGGCGACCTGGCCCGTGACCAGGGCGGTGAGGCCATGGAGAACCTGGTCCACGGCTCGGACGGCCAGGCCTCCGCCGAGAGGGAGATCGCTATCTGGTTCCCCGAGCTGGGCTGA
- a CDS encoding bifunctional folylpolyglutamate synthase/dihydrofolate synthase, with protein MVSNDQSERPHPGAAFGIPSGASGEEVVDAVFGDGVDRGGLERLHAQDRGEESDAGIDPDLLPYLQAADAPEGVSLADVREADRAREQAVADAQAENLAALRALVAASLLSGGDPERLDALLAEVDEEAGEEDDWEPVLPDTPPGAPGAGPRDAQGASPGAHAAALRAAAAQVEVSARMRAVEAEILSRAPEHRVQPSLERVEAVLDLIGHPERSYKVVHITGTNGKTSTARMTERLLAATGLRTGRFTSPHLATVRERIALDGEPVSEEGFIAAWEDVRPYVEMVDERSAATGGVRMSFFEVLTVMALAAFADYPVDVAVVEVGMGGQWDATNVVRSQVEVITPIGLDHRAWLGDTIEEIATTKAGIVKDGATLVTSLQPRAAQEAIARAAAAHDVVWRRELDPESEYAGQPGAGELSVVSRQLAVGGQLVTLATAAAVYEDVFIPLHGSYQAHNALLALAAVEAVMGGRALPAAVVQDGLASATSPGRLEVLRSSPTVLVDAAHNPHGVAALVEAVEEVFSLRHLVAVTAVMADKDVEGVLAELEPACDAVVCVPMDSPRALDVEDLAAVAREVFGPERVRTAETLAQGVEQAVTLSEGHDAPLTASGVLIVGSVVLAAQARELLGRP; from the coding sequence ATGGTGTCTAACGACCAGTCAGAGCGTCCGCACCCCGGCGCGGCCTTCGGGATCCCCTCCGGGGCGAGCGGGGAGGAGGTCGTGGACGCCGTCTTCGGTGACGGCGTGGACCGCGGGGGCCTGGAGAGGCTGCATGCGCAGGACCGGGGCGAGGAGTCCGACGCGGGCATCGACCCCGACCTCCTGCCCTACCTCCAGGCCGCCGACGCACCCGAGGGCGTGTCCCTCGCCGACGTCCGTGAGGCCGACCGGGCCCGGGAGCAGGCCGTCGCCGACGCGCAGGCCGAGAACCTGGCCGCCCTGCGCGCGCTCGTCGCCGCGAGCCTGCTGTCCGGCGGCGACCCGGAACGCCTTGACGCCCTCCTGGCGGAGGTCGACGAGGAGGCCGGGGAGGAGGACGACTGGGAGCCCGTCCTACCCGACACGCCCCCCGGCGCCCCCGGCGCGGGGCCGCGGGACGCCCAGGGCGCCTCCCCCGGGGCCCACGCCGCCGCCCTGCGCGCGGCCGCCGCCCAGGTGGAGGTCTCCGCCCGTATGCGCGCCGTCGAGGCCGAGATCCTCTCCCGCGCCCCCGAGCACAGGGTCCAGCCGAGCCTGGAGCGCGTCGAGGCGGTCCTGGACCTCATTGGCCACCCCGAACGCTCCTATAAAGTGGTGCATATCACAGGAACGAACGGTAAGACCTCGACCGCCCGCATGACCGAGCGGCTCCTGGCCGCCACCGGCCTGCGCACCGGACGCTTCACCTCCCCGCACCTGGCCACCGTCCGCGAGCGCATCGCCCTGGACGGGGAGCCGGTGAGCGAGGAGGGCTTTATCGCCGCCTGGGAGGACGTGCGCCCCTACGTGGAGATGGTCGATGAGCGCTCCGCCGCCACCGGGGGGGTGCGGATGAGCTTCTTCGAGGTCCTGACCGTCATGGCCCTGGCCGCCTTCGCCGACTACCCGGTGGACGTGGCCGTGGTCGAGGTCGGCATGGGCGGGCAGTGGGACGCCACCAACGTGGTGCGCTCCCAGGTGGAGGTCATCACCCCCATCGGCCTGGACCACAGGGCCTGGCTGGGCGACACCATTGAGGAGATCGCCACCACCAAGGCCGGTATCGTCAAGGACGGGGCCACCCTGGTCACCTCCCTCCAGCCCCGGGCCGCCCAGGAGGCCATTGCCCGCGCGGCCGCCGCCCACGACGTCGTCTGGCGCCGCGAGCTCGACCCGGAGTCGGAGTACGCCGGACAGCCCGGTGCCGGGGAGCTGTCCGTGGTCAGCCGCCAGCTGGCGGTGGGCGGCCAGCTGGTGACCCTGGCCACGGCCGCGGCCGTCTACGAGGACGTCTTCATCCCCCTGCACGGGAGCTACCAGGCCCACAACGCGCTCCTGGCACTGGCGGCCGTCGAGGCCGTCATGGGGGGTAGGGCCCTGCCGGCCGCGGTCGTCCAGGACGGCCTCGCCTCGGCCACCAGCCCCGGGCGCCTGGAGGTGCTGCGCTCCTCGCCCACCGTCCTGGTGGACGCCGCGCACAACCCCCACGGCGTGGCCGCCCTGGTGGAGGCGGTGGAGGAGGTCTTCAGCCTGCGCCACCTGGTGGCCGTGACGGCCGTCATGGCTGACAAGGACGTCGAGGGCGTCCTGGCCGAGCTGGAGCCCGCCTGCGACGCCGTGGTCTGCGTGCCCATGGACTCCCCGCGCGCCCTGGACGTGGAGGACCTGGCGGCCGTGGCCCGGGAGGTCTTCGGGCCTGAGCGGGTGCGTACCGCCGAGACCCTGGCCCAGGGCGTGGAGCAGGCGGTGACCCTCTCGGAGGGCCACGACGCCCCCCTGACCGCCTCCGGGGTGCTCATTGTGGGCTCCGTGGTCCTGGCCGCCCAGGCCCGTGAGCTCCTGGGACGCCCCTAA
- a CDS encoding OsmC family protein — protein sequence MSTDQRIVPTPQNSVWAERTGTRQYLGHNARGAEVRIGTGPGEFTPGELIKMALATCNSLSADHRLAKALGEDFEANVIAATTKNEAEERYDAFDVQLVADLSHLTPEQLDTLRQRVDAAVDRSCTVGHTIDRGARTSLHLLDDSASE from the coding sequence ATGAGCACCGACCAGCGCATTGTCCCGACCCCCCAGAACTCCGTGTGGGCCGAGCGCACCGGGACCCGCCAGTACCTGGGGCACAACGCCCGCGGCGCCGAGGTACGCATTGGCACCGGCCCCGGCGAGTTCACCCCCGGCGAGCTGATCAAGATGGCCCTGGCCACCTGCAACTCCCTGTCCGCGGACCACCGTCTGGCCAAGGCGCTCGGGGAGGACTTCGAGGCCAATGTCATTGCGGCCACCACCAAGAACGAGGCGGAGGAGCGCTACGACGCCTTTGACGTCCAGCTAGTGGCCGACCTCTCACACCTGACCCCCGAGCAGCTGGACACCCTGCGTCAGCGGGTCGACGCCGCCGTTGACCGCTCCTGCACCGTGGGGCACACGATCGACAGGGGCGCGCGCACCAGCCTCCACCTCCTGGACGACTCGGCCTCCGAGTAG
- a CDS encoding thymidylate synthase, which translates to MTEATPSSTYPALAEAGLTPPAGVDVAYENLLAEVLAHGAPKGDRTGTGTRSVFARQLRYDLTRGFPRVTTKFVAMKAVKGELLWFLQGTGSTRWLAGQGITIWDEWADDGELGPVYGVQWRSWPSREGGAIDQIAGLINTLRTDPDSRRMLVSAWNVSDLDRMALAPCHVLFQCYVVRGRLSLQVYQRSADLFLGVPFNIASYALLTHMLAQQSGLEVGELIWTGGDCHVYDNHVDQVRTQLSRVPRAYPFPRLRLGAAPSIDAYTMDDIDASEGYRHHPAIPAPVAV; encoded by the coding sequence ATGACCGAGGCGACGCCGTCGAGCACCTACCCGGCCCTGGCCGAGGCGGGCCTGACCCCTCCGGCGGGGGTGGACGTGGCCTACGAGAACCTCCTGGCGGAGGTCCTGGCCCACGGCGCCCCCAAGGGCGACCGCACCGGCACCGGCACCCGCTCGGTGTTCGCCCGCCAGCTGCGCTACGACCTGACCCGCGGCTTCCCCCGCGTCACCACCAAGTTCGTGGCCATGAAGGCCGTCAAGGGCGAGCTGCTGTGGTTCCTCCAGGGGACGGGCAGCACGCGCTGGCTGGCCGGGCAGGGGATCACCATCTGGGACGAGTGGGCGGACGACGGCGAGCTCGGGCCGGTCTACGGCGTCCAGTGGCGGTCCTGGCCCAGCCGTGAGGGGGGCGCCATCGACCAGATAGCCGGGCTCATCAACACCCTGCGCACCGACCCCGACTCCCGGCGCATGCTGGTCAGCGCCTGGAACGTCTCCGACCTGGACCGTATGGCGCTGGCCCCCTGCCACGTCCTCTTCCAGTGCTACGTGGTCCGCGGGCGCCTGAGCCTGCAGGTCTACCAGCGCAGCGCGGACCTCTTCCTGGGTGTGCCCTTCAATATCGCCTCCTACGCGCTGCTGACCCACATGCTGGCCCAGCAGTCGGGGCTGGAGGTGGGGGAGCTCATCTGGACCGGCGGGGACTGCCACGTCTATGACAACCACGTCGATCAGGTCCGCACCCAGCTCTCGCGCGTGCCCCGGGCCTACCCCTTCCCCCGCCTGCGCCTGGGGGCGGCGCCGTCCATCGACGCCTACACCATGGACGACATTGACGCCTCGGAGGGCTACCGCCACCACCCCGCCATCCCCGCCCCCGTGGCGGTGTGA
- a CDS encoding dihydrofolate reductase — protein sequence MLPPAAPDSGGLPPVGMVWAQDHGGVLGSAEGMLWRVPADFRHFKAVTLGGGLVMGRTTWDSLKGALVGRRNVVMTRSEDWTAPGAHRASSLEQALALAADGLEEELGADPRTGRAASWPRTWVMGGGSVYRQAMEAGVADLLVVSTIDLDVAASLGAGRVRAGADGVTCAAAGGNTGSGTAGPDVPGVPGGLAGPEGAVAPVLVRAPSIDLAQWERDEEDSDVLGTWRPRSGDAGWRVDVWRRRA from the coding sequence GTGCTCCCGCCCGCTGCCCCGGATTCCGGGGGCCTGCCCCCGGTGGGTATGGTCTGGGCCCAGGACCACGGTGGGGTTCTGGGGTCGGCGGAGGGCATGCTGTGGCGGGTTCCCGCGGACTTCCGCCACTTCAAGGCCGTGACCCTGGGCGGCGGCCTGGTCATGGGCCGCACCACCTGGGACTCACTCAAGGGGGCGCTGGTGGGACGCCGGAACGTGGTCATGACGCGCTCTGAGGACTGGACCGCCCCGGGGGCCCACCGCGCCAGCAGCCTGGAGCAGGCCCTGGCGCTGGCCGCGGACGGCCTAGAGGAGGAGCTGGGGGCGGACCCGCGAACGGGCCGGGCCGCCTCCTGGCCGCGCACCTGGGTAATGGGCGGGGGCAGTGTCTACCGCCAGGCCATGGAGGCCGGGGTCGCGGACCTGCTGGTGGTGAGCACCATTGACCTGGATGTGGCCGCCAGCCTGGGTGCCGGGCGCGTTAGAGCCGGAGCGGACGGGGTGACGTGCGCCGCAGCCGGTGGGAACACCGGTTCCGGTACGGCCGGGCCGGACGTGCCAGGCGTGCCGGGTGGGTTGGCCGGGCCGGAGGGGGCGGTGGCACCTGTGCTCGTGCGCGCCCCGAGCATTGACCTCGCCCAGTGGGAGCGTGACGAGGAGGACAGCGATGTCCTCGGTACCTGGCGCCCCCGCTCAGGCGACGCGGGCTGGCGGGTGGACGTCTGGCGCCGTCGGGCTTAA
- a CDS encoding VOC family protein, with product MTRIDHAAVWVADLEAARDFYTTWFGGVAGELYHNPRTGLSTYILTFGTGARLELMTRPDVTVPGAGDRLGWAHISFALADPPAVDALARRAREVGVQVVDGPRRTGDGYYEVALLDPEGNRVEVVAGDYAPAS from the coding sequence ATGACCCGCATTGACCACGCCGCCGTCTGGGTGGCCGACCTGGAGGCCGCCCGCGACTTCTACACCACCTGGTTCGGGGGAGTTGCAGGTGAGCTCTACCACAACCCCCGCACGGGCCTGTCCACCTACATCCTCACCTTCGGGACCGGCGCCCGCCTGGAGCTCATGACCCGCCCGGACGTGACGGTCCCGGGGGCGGGGGACCGCCTGGGGTGGGCGCACATCTCCTTCGCCCTGGCGGACCCGCCCGCCGTGGACGCCCTGGCCCGGCGGGCGCGTGAGGTGGGGGTCCAGGTGGTGGACGGCCCCCGACGCACCGGGGACGGCTACTACGAGGTCGCGCTGCTCGACCCCGAGGGCAACCGGGTCGAGGTCGTGGCCGGGGACTACGCGCCGGCCTCCTGA
- a CDS encoding ABC transporter substrate-binding protein has protein sequence MGRRRLLAASGVLGAAWVLGACASDDPLGTRRERQGEGVIVGSQQYYSNEVIAELYAQAMEAVGLTVSRQYQIGQREVYVPELRAGNIDVIPEYGGNLLSFLDKEATARDAEGIQAALLEALPANLTVLEPAQATDQDSYVVTRATAERYQLTSIADLRALGRAVTIAANSELATRPYGPTGLESVYGVRAVVEPVEDSGGPLTLKALTDGDVDVADIYTASPAATGSDLVVLTDPQGLIVPQRVTPLVSATLAPEAREAIGAVNARLSAQELPRLNRASAVDHLPTADIASQWLASQGIV, from the coding sequence CTGGGACGGCGTCGGCTCCTGGCCGCCTCCGGGGTCCTGGGCGCGGCCTGGGTCCTGGGTGCCTGCGCCTCGGACGACCCCCTGGGGACCAGGCGGGAGCGCCAGGGCGAGGGGGTCATCGTGGGCAGCCAGCAGTACTACTCCAACGAGGTCATTGCCGAGCTCTACGCCCAGGCCATGGAGGCCGTCGGCCTGACGGTCAGCCGCCAGTACCAGATCGGCCAGCGCGAGGTCTACGTCCCCGAGCTGCGCGCCGGGAACATCGACGTCATCCCCGAGTACGGGGGCAACCTCCTGAGCTTCCTGGACAAGGAGGCCACCGCCCGCGACGCCGAGGGGATCCAGGCCGCGCTGCTGGAGGCCCTCCCGGCGAACCTGACCGTCCTGGAACCGGCCCAGGCCACCGACCAGGACTCCTACGTGGTCACCCGGGCCACCGCCGAGAGGTACCAGCTGACCTCCATCGCCGACCTGAGGGCGCTGGGACGCGCCGTCACCATCGCCGCCAACAGCGAGCTCGCCACCCGCCCCTACGGGCCCACGGGCCTGGAGAGCGTCTACGGGGTCAGGGCCGTGGTGGAACCCGTGGAGGACTCCGGCGGGCCGCTCACCCTCAAGGCCCTGACCGACGGCGACGTGGACGTGGCCGACATCTACACGGCCAGCCCCGCGGCTACCGGCTCCGACCTGGTGGTCCTGACCGACCCGCAGGGCCTGATCGTCCCCCAGCGGGTCACGCCGCTGGTGTCGGCCACCCTGGCCCCTGAGGCGCGTGAGGCGATCGGTGCCGTCAACGCCCGGCTGAGCGCGCAGGAGCTGCCCCGGCTCAACCGGGCCAGCGCCGTGGACCACCTGCCCACCGCGGACATCGCCTCCCAGTGGCTGGCCAGCCAGGGGATCGTCTGA
- a CDS encoding ABC transporter permease, giving the protein MRYLLETLAWLGQGAHWRGSTGIGLLVAQHLGYSLLALALASLAAVPLGWWMGATGRGRALVVALGGAARALPTLGVVTLTALWLGIGLAGPLVALVVLAFPSVLAGACTGVEAAPHEAVDGARACGMTPLQVLARVQVPLGAPQLLGGLRSASLQVIATATLAAYTGAGGLGRLMFLGLKTQDYPMMLASALLVVVLALASETFFALVQRAVRPPGRRDSKEKV; this is encoded by the coding sequence GTGAGGTACCTCCTGGAGACCCTGGCCTGGCTGGGGCAGGGCGCCCACTGGCGCGGCAGCACGGGGATCGGGCTGCTGGTGGCCCAGCACCTGGGCTACTCCCTCCTGGCACTGGCCCTCGCCTCCCTGGCCGCCGTCCCCCTGGGCTGGTGGATGGGGGCCACGGGTCGCGGGCGGGCCCTGGTAGTCGCCCTGGGCGGGGCGGCACGGGCCCTGCCGACCCTGGGCGTGGTGACCCTGACGGCGCTGTGGCTGGGGATCGGGCTGGCCGGCCCCCTGGTGGCCCTGGTGGTACTGGCCTTCCCCAGCGTCCTGGCGGGGGCCTGCACCGGGGTCGAGGCCGCGCCCCACGAGGCCGTGGACGGGGCGCGCGCCTGCGGCATGACCCCGTTGCAGGTCCTGGCCCGGGTCCAGGTGCCCCTGGGCGCCCCCCAGCTCCTCGGGGGGCTGCGCTCGGCCAGCCTCCAGGTGATCGCCACCGCCACCCTGGCCGCCTACACCGGTGCCGGGGGCCTGGGGCGCCTCATGTTCCTGGGGCTCAAGACCCAGGACTACCCCATGATGCTGGCCTCGGCGCTCCTGGTGGTGGTCCTGGCGCTGGCCTCGGAGACGTTCTTCGCCCTGGTGCAGCGGGCGGTCAGGCCGCCCGGGCGCCGTGACTCCAAGGAGAAGGTATGA
- a CDS encoding ABC transporter permease subunit, which translates to MTWVLRNLDLVVSLLYAHLALALPALAATALLSLPLARLAVGVRPLRALLVGAASLLYAVPSLALFVILPSLIGTTIRSDLNVVVALSLYGLALLVPAATEAFAAVDRQVLDAARAQGMTGPQRFLGVELPLAGPALLAALRVVTVSTVSLVTVGGVLGVRSLGLLLTDGFQKEGAGAEVATGVVVTMLVALVLDQVLLVLGRILMPWTRGWHPGARSGGTRRRIRMRRPLRLGRRLRLGRRAERRGA; encoded by the coding sequence GTGACCTGGGTGCTGCGCAACCTCGACCTCGTCGTCTCCCTGCTGTACGCCCACCTGGCCCTGGCCCTGCCCGCGCTCGCGGCCACGGCGCTCCTGTCCCTGCCCCTGGCGCGCCTGGCCGTGGGGGTCAGGCCCCTGCGGGCGCTGCTGGTGGGGGCCGCCTCCCTGCTGTACGCCGTCCCCTCCCTGGCGCTGTTCGTCATCCTGCCCTCACTCATCGGCACCACGATCCGCAGCGACCTGAACGTGGTGGTGGCCCTGAGCCTGTACGGCCTGGCCCTCCTGGTGCCCGCCGCCACGGAGGCCTTTGCCGCCGTGGACCGCCAGGTGCTCGACGCCGCACGGGCCCAGGGCATGACCGGCCCCCAGCGCTTCCTCGGCGTGGAGCTGCCCCTGGCTGGCCCCGCCCTCCTGGCCGCCCTGCGCGTGGTCACCGTCTCCACCGTCTCCCTGGTCACCGTGGGCGGGGTGCTGGGGGTGCGCAGCCTGGGGCTGCTCCTGACCGACGGCTTCCAGAAGGAGGGGGCCGGGGCCGAGGTGGCCACCGGGGTGGTGGTCACCATGCTGGTGGCCCTGGTCCTGGACCAGGTGCTGCTGGTCCTGGGCAGGATCCTCATGCCCTGGACCAGGGGCTGGCACCCCGGTGCGCGCTCCGGCGGTACGCGCCGCCGGATCCGGATGAGGCGGCCGCTCCGGCTGGGGCGGCGGCTCCGGCTGGGGCGGCGCGCCGAGAGGAGGGGGGCGTGA